A window of the Lolium perenne isolate Kyuss_39 chromosome 7, Kyuss_2.0, whole genome shotgun sequence genome harbors these coding sequences:
- the LOC139834041 gene encoding uncharacterized protein, with amino-acid sequence MEGDELTNQSTEIRKIIAHGTTEIEVIYTDDSYEASKTVDMYEQWLSKDEYKFMGLDFKYCDPEYEDDCRIAVVQLAMKKHVLVYQWSSIDIRNDKKTMKESWNIEIPGECHIDLQDLFKLERDRTGMANMAVALIDKTYKGMKKEFPSSQHKFWEKKPLDEINLEYAARDGATCYLRKQHQQQCNPVQLAAERLLHRAAAREKN; translated from the exons ATGGAGGGGGATGAACTTACCAACCAAAGCACTGAAATCCGCAAGATCATCGCACATGGTACGACCGAGATTGAGGTCATCTACACCGACGACAGCTATGAAGCAAGCAAGACTGTAGACATGTACGAGCAGTGGCTAAGCAAGGATGAATACAAATTCATGGGCCTCGACTTCAAGTACTGCGACCCGGAATACGAAGATGACTGTCGCATCGCCGTCGTCCAACTCGCGATGAAGAAGCATGTACTAGTCTACCAATGGTCAAG CATTGATATAAGAAATGACAAGAAAACAATGAAGGAAAGTTGGAATATTGAGATACCAGGTGAGTGCCACATTGATCTGCAGGACTTGTTCAAGCTTGAACGCGATAGGACTGGGATGGCTAACATGGCAGTCGCCCTCATCGACAAGACCTACAAAGGAATGAAGAAAGAATTTCCATCTAGCCAGCACAAGTTCTGGGAGAAGAAGCCCCTCGATGAAATTAATCTTGAGTATGCTGCTAGAGATGG CGCCACCTGCTACCTCCGCAAGCAACACCAACAGCAGTGCAACCCAGTTCAACTAGCGGCAGAAAGGCTTCTGCATCGAGCTGCTGCAAGGGAAAAGAATTGA